Proteins from a genomic interval of Clostridium sp. 'deep sea':
- a CDS encoding SpoIIE family protein phosphatase encodes MMSSMNYIDVSYNYLNKKNENLCGDKVQLYKGEDRTIIVLADGLGSGVKANILATLTSQIALTMLKRNASIHEVVDTIIHTLPVCSVRKIAYSTFSIVEIDKDLNCQIYEYDNPAFFFIRNYKIMKPEKESIIIHNKEVFVSRFKLEISDVLYLCSDGVVHAGVGRYLPFGWQWEDVGKYLIGQQALASFHLCNKLLNACNELYEDMPDDDTTVVAVKIRHPQNLHIFTGPPVVKDLDKPFVEYFNNLNGKKMICGGTAAQIYARETNKKLITELEYINPEIPVTARIKGVNLVTEGIVTMSKCVELIEKFKEDYRQVNFELQDGATRMLRMFLEESTNIKIWFGKSVNGAHQHFGFPQTLSLKINVVNQLISALKSLGKEITIEYISEVNYESI; translated from the coding sequence ATGATGTCATCAATGAACTATATAGATGTCTCCTATAATTATCTGAATAAAAAGAATGAGAACCTATGTGGCGACAAAGTACAGCTATACAAAGGCGAAGATCGCACTATAATCGTTCTCGCAGACGGACTAGGAAGTGGTGTTAAAGCTAATATTTTAGCTACCTTAACATCCCAGATTGCTTTGACTATGCTGAAACGTAATGCCAGCATCCACGAAGTTGTTGATACAATCATCCACACCTTGCCGGTTTGCAGCGTGCGGAAAATCGCCTATTCTACATTTAGTATTGTGGAAATCGACAAAGATCTTAACTGCCAAATTTATGAATATGATAATCCAGCTTTCTTTTTCATCCGTAACTACAAAATAATGAAGCCCGAAAAAGAATCTATTATAATTCATAACAAAGAAGTTTTTGTAAGTAGGTTTAAGCTTGAAATCAGCGATGTTCTGTATTTGTGCAGCGACGGTGTTGTACATGCCGGAGTCGGCAGATATCTGCCTTTTGGCTGGCAATGGGAAGATGTCGGCAAGTACCTTATTGGTCAGCAGGCTTTGGCATCTTTTCATCTTTGCAATAAATTGCTAAATGCTTGTAACGAGCTGTATGAAGACATGCCCGATGACGATACCACGGTTGTGGCGGTGAAAATCCGTCATCCACAGAATCTCCATATCTTTACGGGTCCGCCTGTTGTAAAAGATTTGGACAAACCGTTTGTGGAGTATTTTAACAATCTAAACGGTAAAAAAATGATATGTGGCGGTACTGCAGCCCAAATATACGCCAGAGAAACCAATAAAAAGCTTATTACAGAATTAGAATATATTAATCCCGAGATCCCCGTTACCGCAAGAATTAAGGGAGTAAATCTGGTTACTGAAGGAATTGTTACCATGTCAAAATGTGTGGAGCTGATCGAAAAGTTTAAAGAAGATTATAGACAGGTCAACTTCGAGCTTCAGGACGGCGCAACAAGAATGCTGCGAATGTTTCTGGAGGAGAGCACTAATATTAAAATCTGGTTCGGAAAATCGGTAAATGGTGCCCATCAGCACTTTGGCTTTCCTCAAACTCTTAGTTTGAAAATTAATGTTGTAAATCAATTGATTTCAGCACTGAAAAGTCTAGGTAAAGAAATCACCATCGAGTATATTTCGGAGGTAAATTATGAGAGTATTTGA
- a CDS encoding monomeric [FeFe] hydrogenase, with protein sequence MRVFENHVQKVKNEVYTEVAKLAFSDELEDKKADISKVIDPGPNPRFRCCIYHERAVTNERVKSSISGINESSNIIDILDSACDGCQVNRYAVSDLCRGCISHRCQQSCPVGAISIVNNKALIDSEKCIECGRCKAACPYDAIADILRPCMRVCPTGAITVTANNQAQIDEKKCIQCGACVYICPFGAAQDKSQIVQVIEQLKKPDTPVIAMVAPALADSFGYTEVGKVVSAIKSIGFKDVVEVALGADMIIQHETREFLEVLKEDGVMTSSCCPAFVSYINKKYPELSKYISKSVSPMIASALLIKSVEPNSKVVFFGPCVAKKEEMKGSCVDYVLTFEELSGMIDLDKIDDFEPSPLDNASYFGRRFAATGGVAGAIQNELKDRDDISPFQVIVCDGFAEIDKTLRLLKAGKIKRAFIEGMACKGGCVKGPVSIHYGKTNKKALEKYCSQATEESPDTAVRIISTAEIPLDRQ encoded by the coding sequence ATGAGAGTATTTGAAAATCACGTTCAAAAGGTTAAGAACGAAGTATATACAGAAGTTGCGAAACTGGCATTTTCAGATGAATTGGAGGATAAGAAGGCAGATATATCAAAAGTAATTGATCCAGGCCCCAACCCCAGGTTTAGATGCTGTATTTATCATGAAAGAGCGGTTACCAATGAACGGGTTAAATCGAGCATCTCAGGCATAAATGAAAGCAGCAACATAATTGATATTCTGGACAGTGCCTGTGATGGATGTCAGGTGAACCGATATGCCGTTTCAGATTTATGCAGGGGATGCATATCCCACAGATGTCAGCAAAGCTGCCCAGTTGGTGCAATAAGCATTGTCAACAATAAAGCTCTGATTGACAGTGAAAAATGCATTGAATGCGGGAGGTGCAAGGCTGCCTGTCCGTATGACGCAATTGCGGATATTTTGCGTCCGTGTATGAGGGTGTGCCCTACTGGCGCTATCACCGTCACTGCAAACAACCAGGCTCAAATAGATGAAAAAAAATGTATTCAGTGCGGAGCATGTGTCTACATTTGTCCCTTCGGTGCAGCTCAGGATAAATCTCAAATTGTTCAAGTTATTGAACAGTTAAAAAAGCCTGATACGCCCGTTATTGCGATGGTTGCACCTGCTCTTGCCGACTCCTTTGGATATACAGAGGTGGGCAAAGTTGTAAGTGCCATAAAGAGCATCGGCTTCAAGGATGTTGTTGAGGTGGCACTGGGTGCAGATATGATTATTCAGCATGAAACACGTGAATTTCTAGAGGTGCTAAAAGAAGACGGCGTCATGACCAGCTCGTGTTGCCCAGCTTTTGTAAGCTACATTAATAAAAAATACCCTGAGCTGAGTAAGTATATCTCAAAATCAGTCTCTCCCATGATAGCGTCTGCCTTGCTGATTAAATCAGTTGAGCCAAACAGTAAAGTTGTGTTTTTTGGGCCCTGTGTAGCTAAAAAGGAAGAGATGAAAGGCAGCTGCGTTGATTATGTATTAACATTTGAAGAACTCAGCGGAATGATCGACCTAGATAAAATTGATGACTTCGAGCCCTCCCCACTCGATAATGCATCGTATTTCGGCAGAAGATTTGCAGCCACCGGTGGTGTTGCGGGAGCAATCCAAAACGAACTAAAAGACCGTGACGATATAAGTCCTTTTCAAGTTATTGTTTGTGATGGCTTTGCAGAAATTGATAAGACTCTAAGACTGCTAAAAGCAGGAAAGATTAAACGGGCTTTCATTGAGGGCATGGCTTGTAAAGGCGGCTGTGTTAAAGGTCCCGTTAGCATTCACTACGGAAAGACCAACAAAAAAGCATTGGAGAAGTATTGCAGCCAAGCTACGGAAGAAAGTCCAGATACCGCAGTGAGAATTATTTCTACCGCTGAGATTCCGCTAGACAGGCAATAA
- a CDS encoding topoisomerase, producing MAKKDRRKTIRNKRIKEITDELNEIVDQVLEITGYNNKLSLNAKIGGKHADFYDVRHEVIKTPEQYISLWLDGLMHYLDNCCSKEQSNNYKLLKYMQNNKVVMNYVTLFLERTFLRKYEQLSKVRPRPEEATIWIGQENANYGLLVSPRFRDGAWENDGSEIRKFKANYFTIGHILETGLVIPQEDDKITFDNVEYYMNFFKNVLVRSSGSKYEKNIAKLYCELVENSENPKDVPLLIPEFRYGGIERRHRYRLDFTVINPYTLDKYGFELSPWSSHGYLGGIKGKTQKQVNEEAKKNFEKEMRKHKDYYRKYGVYSFIYTDSDLKEIEIVFNDIKKYLEPPKMHIQLKLHTLDEFYNYN from the coding sequence ATGGCTAAAAAAGATAGAAGAAAAACTATTAGAAACAAAAGAATCAAAGAAATTACAGATGAGTTAAATGAAATTGTTGATCAGGTACTTGAAATCACAGGATATAATAACAAGCTATCGTTAAACGCAAAGATAGGTGGTAAGCATGCAGATTTTTACGATGTTAGACATGAAGTTATTAAAACTCCAGAGCAATATATTTCATTATGGCTTGATGGGCTTATGCACTACCTAGATAACTGTTGTTCTAAAGAACAGAGTAATAACTATAAGCTATTAAAGTATATGCAAAATAATAAAGTTGTTATGAATTATGTAACATTATTTTTAGAACGGACCTTTTTACGGAAGTATGAACAGTTATCGAAAGTTAGACCTAGGCCAGAAGAGGCTACTATATGGATAGGACAGGAAAATGCAAATTATGGATTATTAGTGTCTCCTAGATTTAGAGATGGAGCATGGGAAAATGATGGTAGTGAAATAAGAAAATTCAAAGCAAACTATTTTACTATTGGCCATATACTTGAAACAGGGTTAGTAATACCTCAGGAAGATGATAAAATTACTTTTGATAATGTAGAGTATTATATGAATTTTTTCAAAAATGTTCTAGTAAGAAGTTCAGGGTCAAAATATGAAAAGAATATTGCAAAATTATACTGTGAACTTGTGGAAAATAGTGAAAATCCAAAAGATGTACCGTTGTTAATTCCAGAGTTTAGATATGGAGGTATTGAGAGAAGACACAGATATAGACTTGATTTTACTGTGATTAACCCTTATACATTAGATAAATATGGATTTGAGCTATCTCCTTGGTCATCACATGGATACTTGGGTGGAATTAAGGGAAAAACTCAAAAGCAAGTTAATGAAGAGGCAAAGAAAAATTTTGAAAAAGAAATGAGAAAACATAAGGACTACTATAGAAAATATGGAGTTTACTCTTTTATATATACAGATTCAGATTTAAAAGAAATTGAAATAGTGTTTAATGATATAAAAAAATACCTTGAACCTCCTAAGATGCATATACAGCTTAAACTACATACTTTAGATGAATTCTATAATTATAATTAA
- a CDS encoding N-6 DNA methylase has protein sequence MYNMYERLLYEMEDKLRGIVSSHDSRNVISSILLIKWFMFYDAIILDVGNNFKNSLLYVVKDIEQTYTHLNGVLTTLLIEKIGYKKDNYNVIREIFNTLNHYYSLSAQDVKYMINHLLTEIDLDDDLFVTPDSIKEIMIQLVEPEEGLKVADYFTGIGSISLRLKQIFSNYDICLYGEEINRETYLISQLLMTVNEIQGYCFHNKDVYDFSNVKKHQFDFVFMDAPFSFNKQLYRNEVLSYGVPKKQAIDWANYQLALYTLKDMGKAVVTTTTGALFRTRDEIIRKGIVNDDKIEAVIQLPNSLYSNTAIETAIILFNNNKRSNRKNTIIFINASKEFLRKNRRQNTIPKDVLTKIISCIKLGNEIEGFSTIIDTYKVLENNCNLIPNYYINSKIIDKRLKNGLTLKEVAKVLPGVQISSKDMKTLKQDPTHYYLNVKNIQDNDILYDDTEKIREKKINWCGKYDIKAGDIIITTRGTLLRMIVVPEDYKKSFISVNLTIIRINPDKYNPYVLVKYLESDIGKLVLENITSGTTIKVINAKKLANILVPNYDTVTLQSLGERIKRNEMELKQMIKKANQEYHGNNTKIIKALNLHRL, from the coding sequence ATGTATAACATGTACGAGAGGTTATTGTATGAGATGGAAGATAAACTAAGAGGAATAGTTAGTAGTCATGATAGTAGGAATGTTATTTCAAGTATCCTATTAATAAAATGGTTCATGTTTTATGACGCAATTATTCTTGACGTAGGGAATAACTTTAAAAATAGTTTACTTTACGTAGTTAAGGATATTGAGCAAACCTATACTCATTTAAATGGAGTATTAACAACATTGTTAATAGAAAAAATTGGTTATAAAAAAGATAATTATAATGTGATTCGAGAAATATTTAATACACTAAATCATTATTATAGTCTATCTGCACAAGATGTTAAATACATGATAAATCATCTTCTTACTGAAATTGATTTAGATGATGATCTATTTGTTACTCCTGATTCAATTAAGGAAATAATGATTCAATTAGTAGAACCTGAAGAAGGACTAAAAGTGGCAGATTATTTCACAGGTATTGGTAGTATTTCTTTGAGATTAAAGCAAATATTTAGCAACTATGATATATGCTTATATGGAGAGGAAATTAATCGTGAAACATATTTAATATCTCAATTATTAATGACTGTTAATGAAATTCAAGGATACTGCTTTCACAATAAAGATGTATATGATTTTAGCAATGTTAAGAAACATCAATTTGATTTTGTCTTTATGGATGCCCCTTTCTCGTTTAACAAGCAATTATATCGAAACGAAGTACTTTCTTATGGAGTGCCAAAAAAACAGGCAATTGATTGGGCAAATTATCAATTAGCATTGTATACATTAAAAGATATGGGTAAAGCCGTTGTTACTACAACAACAGGTGCGCTATTCAGAACTAGAGATGAAATCATTCGTAAAGGAATTGTAAATGACGACAAAATTGAGGCTGTAATTCAATTACCAAATAGCTTATACTCAAACACTGCTATTGAAACAGCAATAATACTTTTTAATAACAATAAAAGAAGTAATAGAAAAAATACAATAATTTTTATTAATGCTTCAAAAGAGTTTCTACGAAAAAACAGAAGGCAAAATACCATACCTAAAGATGTTTTAACAAAAATAATAAGCTGTATTAAACTAGGCAATGAAATTGAAGGTTTTAGTACAATAATTGATACTTATAAAGTTTTAGAGAATAATTGTAATCTAATACCTAACTATTATATTAATTCAAAGATAATTGACAAAAGACTTAAAAATGGATTGACATTAAAAGAAGTAGCTAAAGTGTTACCTGGTGTTCAAATAAGCAGTAAAGATATGAAGACATTAAAGCAAGATCCAACTCATTATTATTTAAATGTTAAGAATATTCAAGATAATGACATTTTATATGACGATACTGAAAAAATAAGAGAAAAAAAAATAAATTGGTGTGGTAAATATGATATTAAAGCAGGAGATATTATCATTACAACACGTGGTACATTATTAAGAATGATTGTAGTTCCGGAAGATTATAAAAAATCATTTATTTCAGTTAACTTAACTATTATAAGGATAAATCCAGATAAGTATAATCCGTATGTACTAGTAAAATATCTTGAAAGTGACATTGGTAAGCTTGTTCTAGAGAACATCACATCAGGAACTACAATTAAAGTTATAAACGCCAAAAAGCTTGCTAATATATTAGTTCCTAATTATGATACTGTAACATTACAATCTTTAGGCGAGAGAATAAAGAGGAACGAAATGGAGCTTAAGCAGATGATAAAAAAAGCTAATCAAGAGTATCATGGAAATAATACTAAAATTATAAAAGCTTTGAATCTTCATAGGCTTTAA
- a CDS encoding DEAD/DEAH box helicase family protein produces the protein MSYFISTEVKINDNPYLRKPQKYGYIRLNNHFVSEKKDKHALIVLPTGVGKTGLMAIAPYNISEKKVLIIAPQTTIRDGLEKSLDPSNPHNFYLKYKVIENPNDLPSLIVYDSKTTFEELCIADIVIINIQKLQQRLDNSLINRLPRDFFDMIIIDEAHHSPAKTWVETCNYFLDAKVLKVTATPFRSDDSEIAGELIYRYTLGQAMEEGYVKQLKDITYVPDKLYLTIEEEGRQYTVDEIYRLDLKDSEWISRSVAYSNDCSRSVVEASISMLQEKRDKSDVPHKIIAVACSMKHAEEVCEIYREYNLRAKVIHSDLNKNVKNEILSDLENHRIDVIVNVHMLSEGFDHKYLSIGAIFRPFRSLLPYSQFVGRLLRVIPDDEISDKDDNVACIISHNNLYLHKLWELYQKEVQEAEIIKHLKEIDDLITNIDNEGNSINQGNVIDFGEAKETGYGTLTIRDYFNDDIQENVKQRNQLYEEEIKRIMEENKTDQETAIKIYNILNKKDKKILRPDLLRKFNHSTLDDTIRYNYVPSIISSLNLNLKGRDIQGCKLFIKNFSWIGRDPKFDNSAMLAIYFNQHLKQYINRSRDKWVISDFERAWNYLDDLKEFILLTLKHYKK, from the coding sequence ATGAGCTATTTTATTTCTACTGAAGTAAAAATTAATGATAACCCTTATTTACGAAAGCCTCAAAAATATGGTTATATAAGACTTAATAATCATTTTGTATCAGAAAAAAAAGATAAGCATGCGTTAATTGTACTTCCAACTGGTGTTGGTAAAACTGGTTTAATGGCTATAGCTCCATACAATATTTCTGAAAAGAAAGTACTCATAATTGCTCCCCAGACAACTATTAGGGATGGTTTAGAAAAATCGCTAGATCCAAGTAACCCTCATAATTTTTATTTAAAGTATAAAGTAATTGAAAATCCAAATGATTTACCTTCTTTAATAGTATATGACAGTAAAACTACTTTTGAAGAACTGTGTATAGCGGATATTGTAATCATAAACATTCAAAAACTGCAACAACGCCTTGATAATTCTTTAATTAATAGATTACCAAGAGATTTTTTCGATATGATAATAATTGATGAAGCTCACCATTCTCCAGCTAAAACATGGGTTGAAACGTGTAATTATTTTTTAGATGCAAAGGTGTTAAAAGTAACTGCTACACCTTTTAGGTCTGATGATTCTGAAATAGCTGGAGAACTAATATATAGATATACTCTAGGACAAGCTATGGAAGAAGGATATGTTAAACAGTTAAAAGACATAACATACGTACCAGATAAATTATATTTGACTATTGAAGAGGAAGGTCGACAATATACAGTTGATGAAATCTATCGGTTAGATTTGAAAGATTCAGAATGGATATCTAGATCTGTGGCATATAGTAATGATTGCTCAAGAAGTGTTGTAGAAGCTAGTATTAGCATGCTTCAAGAGAAGAGAGATAAATCAGATGTTCCTCATAAGATTATTGCTGTTGCATGTAGTATGAAACATGCTGAAGAAGTATGTGAAATATATAGAGAATATAATTTAAGAGCAAAAGTAATCCATAGTGACTTAAATAAGAATGTAAAAAATGAGATTTTAAGTGATTTAGAGAATCATAGAATTGATGTAATTGTAAATGTACATATGCTGTCTGAGGGCTTTGATCATAAGTATTTATCCATAGGTGCTATCTTTAGACCATTTAGAAGCTTGTTACCATATTCCCAGTTTGTTGGACGTCTACTTAGAGTTATCCCAGATGATGAAATTAGTGATAAAGATGATAATGTAGCATGCATTATATCTCACAATAATCTTTACTTACATAAGCTATGGGAATTATATCAAAAAGAAGTACAAGAAGCAGAAATTATTAAACACCTTAAAGAAATTGATGATTTAATTACTAATATAGATAACGAAGGAAATTCTATAAATCAAGGAAATGTGATTGACTTTGGTGAAGCAAAAGAAACTGGTTATGGTACATTAACAATTAGGGATTATTTTAATGACGATATCCAAGAGAATGTAAAGCAAAGGAATCAGTTATACGAAGAAGAAATCAAAAGGATTATGGAAGAAAATAAAACAGATCAAGAAACTGCTATCAAGATTTATAACATCCTTAATAAAAAAGATAAAAAAATACTTAGACCAGATTTACTTAGGAAATTCAATCATAGTACTTTAGATGATACAATAAGGTATAATTATGTTCCAAGTATTATATCAAGCCTTAATCTAAATCTTAAGGGTAGAGATATCCAAGGATGTAAATTATTTATCAAGAATTTTTCATGGATAGGTAGAGATCCAAAATTTGACAATTCTGCTATGTTAGCTATATACTTTAATCAACATCTAAAACAATATATTAATCGGTCAAGAGATAAATGGGTAATTAGTGATTTCGAACGTGCGTGGAATTATTTAGATGATTTAAAAGAATTTATTTTATTAACATTGAAACACTATAAAAAATAA